In Nicotiana tabacum cultivar K326 chromosome 19, ASM71507v2, whole genome shotgun sequence, one DNA window encodes the following:
- the LOC107812043 gene encoding beta-D-glucosyl crocetin beta-1,6-glucosyltransferase-like gives MLRAILLTSQTAIANLFLSSFSIFMDTEQSILRVLMFPWLAYGHISPYLTVAKKLACRGFYVYLCSTPVNLNFIKKKIPQKYSFSIQLVEFHLPDLPELPPSYHTTNGIPPHLNYTLKKALKMSKPNFYKIIENLKPNMLIYDILQPWAKEVANSYNIPAVMLLTFSAAMLSYIFHPVKKPGTEFPFPALYLREIERQRREEMMEKAAKEKDPDDKDPFAEEEEPMNKIILMSTSRATEAKYIDYFTELIQWKIAPVGPPVQETTNEYDGDLDDDLIDWLGKKYENSTVFVSFGSQYFLSKEDLEEIALGLELSNVNFIWVVRFPKGEEVRVEEALPEGFLERIGDRGRVVNGWAPQLRILSHPSTGGFVSHCGWNSVMESIDFGVPIIALPMHLDQPINARLIVELGVAMEIVRDDEGKVHRGEVAQVVKSVIYEKTGENLRNKVREISENLNQEREEEMDAAVGELVQLCKTSKSNNMML, from the coding sequence ATGCTCCGGGCAATACTATTAACTTCACAAACAGCCATAGCTAATCTGTTTTTATCATCCTTTTCGATTTTCATGGATACAGAACAAAGTATTTTAAGGGTACTGATGTTTCCATGGTTGGCTTATGGTCACATCTCTCCTTATTTAACTGTTGCCAAGAAACTTGCATGCAGGGGATTCTATGTATATCTCTGTTCTACGCCTGTGAATCtcaattttattaagaaaaaaatccctcaaaaatACTCCTTTTCAATTCAGTTGGTTGAATTTCATTTACCAGATTTACCCGAGCTTCCTCCTAGTTACCATACAACTAACGGCATCCCACCCCATCTAAATTACACCCTAAAAAAAGCCCTCAAAATGTCTAAACctaatttttacaaaatcataGAAAATTTAAAACCGAATATGTTAATCTATGATATATTGCAGCCATGGGCTAAGGAAGTTGCAAATTCATACAATATTCCAGCAGTCATGCTCTTGACTTTTTCTGCGGCTATGTTATCATACATTTTTCATCCAGTAAAAAAGCCGGGGACTGAATTTCCTTTCCCAGCTCTTTATTTGAGGGAAATTGAGCGACAACGAAGGGAAGAAATGATGGAAAAAGCTGCTAAAGAGAAGGATCCTGATGATAAGGACCCTTTcgctgaagaagaagaacctATGAATAAGATAATACTGATGAGTACCTCGAGGGCAACAGAAGCCAAATACATCGATTACTTCACCGAGTTGATCCAATGGAAAATTGCACCAGTTGGTCCTCCAGTCCAAGAAACAACAAATGAATATGATGGGGACCTAGATGATGATCTCATTGATTGGCTAGGAAAGAAATATGAGAATTCAACTGTATTTGTCTCCTTTGGAAGCCAGTATTTCTTGAGTAAAGAAGATTTGGAAGAAATAGCTTTAGGATTGGAACTTAGCAATGTTAACTTCATATGGGTTGTAAGATTTCCAAAGGGTGAAGAAGTTAGAGTTGAAGAAGCACTACCAGAAGGTTTTCTTGAAAGAATTGGAGATAGGGGAAGGGTTGTGAATGGATGGGCACCACAACTAAGAATTCTAAGTCATCCCAGTACTGGAGGATTTGTAAGTCATTGTGGTTGGAATTCTGTAATGGAAAGTATAGATTTTGGTGTGCCTATTATAGCTTTGCCCATGCATCTTGATCAGCCAATAAATGCTAGGCTGATTGTGGAACTTGGAGTCGCAATGGAGATTGTTAGAGATGATGAAGGTAAAGTTCACAGAGGAGAGGTAGCACAAGTTGTTAAAAGTGTAATTTACGAGAAAACAGGGGAAAATCTAAGGAATAAAGTTAgagaaattagtgaaaatttgaaccaggaaagagaggaagaaatggatgcaGCCGTTGGAGAGCTAGTACAACTTTGCAAAACTAGCAAGTCCAATAATATGATGTTGTAA